In Aureibacillus halotolerans, the genomic window GATGATTGCTTGAAATTCGGTCTTTCAGAGCTAATTGCGAAAGGACCAAAAGAAGTATTAACCGAAACTAAAAATACACAGCCTGCACTTTTAACAACGAGTGTTGCGTACCTTCGATTGCTCGAGAAGGAGGGCATTTCTCCGACCTTTACGGCAGGACACTCCCTTGGTGAGTACTCGGCCCTCGTCGCATCAGGTGTGCTATCCTTTGAGGACGCAGTAACACTTGTCCGTAAACGAGGAGAGCTTATGGAAGAGGCCGTGCCCAATGGAGAAGGGGCAATGGCGGCAGTGCTTGGCCTTGCTCAAGAACTTCTTGAGCAAGCGGCGAAAGAAGTAAGAGAAGCTGGAGACATCGTTCAACTGGCAAACTTAAATTGTCCAGGTCAAATTGTTGTATCAGGCAGTGTGCAAGGGGTTGCAGTGCTGTCGGAAAAAGCAAAAGAACTTGGAGCTCGACGCGTGCTTTCGCTGGAGGTCAGTGGCCCTTTCCATTCAGAATTAATGAAACCTGCTGCCGAGCAATTCCAAGCAGAACTTGCTAACAAAGAGTTTCGTAATGCCGCCATACCTGTTGTGTCAAATGTAACCGCACAGGCAGTGACAGAAGGAAAACAGGTCGCCAACCTCCTTATTGAGCAGTTGTATTCTCCTGTCCATTGGGAAGCTTCTGTACGGTATATGATCGAGCAAGGTGTTGATACATTTGTCGAAATCGGACCAGGCAAAGTGCTTGGTGGTCTTGTCAAAAAAACAGAGCGCTCCGCAACGGTATGTTTTGTGAATTCGGTTGAAAGTTTCCAAGAGACGGTCCAATTTTTAAAAGAAGGTGACCAGAAATGAATGGAAAAAGTGCAATTGTAACAGGTGGTTCCAGAGGAATTGGCGCAGCTATTGCTCTTCAATTGGCAAAGGCAGGCGCAAATGTGGTTGTGAATTATGCGGGTAGTAAAGAAAAAGCAGAAGCGATTGCAGCCCAATGCAAAGAACTTGGTGTCGACGCATTTGCTTATAAAGCCAATGTGGCAGACAGTGACGAAGTAGCTGCTATGATTAAGGAGACGGTTGCAACTTTTGGGTCTGTCGACGTGTTAGTAAACAATGCTGGCATTACAAGGGACAACCTCCTTATGCGCATGAAAGAAGACGAATGGGATGATGTCATCACCATTAATCTTAAAGGTGTCTTTGTTTGTATGAAGGCTGTCACGCGCCAAATGATGAAGCAACGTTCAGGGCGCATTATTAATGTGTCTTCCATCGTTGGCGTAACGGGCAATCCTGGACAAGTCAATTATACGGCCAGTAAATCAGGTGTCATTGGCATGACGAAAACAGTGGCCAAAGAGCTAGCGAGCCGCAACATTACCGTCAATGCCATTGCTCCCGGATTCATTGAAACAGAAATGACGGAATCGCTAGGGGAAGAGGTTTCACAGGCGCTGTTGGCGCAAATTCCTCTCGCTCGTTTTGGGCAACCAGAAGACGTAGCTAAAGCTATTCTTTACCTTGCTTCAGAGGATGCAGCGTACATTACCGGCCAAGTCCTTCATGTCGATGGCGGTATGGCAATGTAACGATGCAATAAATAGACAATTTGAGAGGAGGTGACGAATGTGTCAAATGAAGATATTTTGAACCGCGTAACAAAAATTATTGTCGATCGTCTAGGAGTAGACGAAGCGAAAATTAAAACTGAGGCGTCTTTTAAAGACGATCTAGGTGCCGATTCATTGGATGTTGTTGAATTGGTTATGGAGCTTGAGGACGAGTTCGATATGGAAATTTCTGATGAGGATGCAGAGAAAATTGCAACCGTCGGCGATGCCGTCGATTACATTGTAAATAGCCAATCGTAACCTACGCCAGCTACCTTCCCCTCCTTTCTTTTCATAGATAGGAGGCGGAAAGGTATAGGTGGAACGTTTTTCGCCGGGATTTTGGGAACCCGTCAAGGAGATCAAGCGAAGCTGGCGAATAAGTAGAACAGACATTAATGTATGTCAAAAACGATTGGGTGTGTCTGTACAGCTTTTGATGGGGGGAACACAATGAGCAAGAAGTCAGACTATCGAGCAAAACATATGACTGCTGAGCAAAAACGCAAAATTGCCCAGTTCATGGAAAGTATTAGCTTGTCATTTTTAAATCAAGAATTGCTTTTTCAAGCGTTTACGCATTCATCGTATGTGAATGAGCATCGCTCCAAAACGTATGAAGATAATGAACGACTTGAATTTTTAGGGGACGCTGTATTGGAGCTCATGATTTCACAGTTCCTTTTTCGAAAGTACCCTGAAATGTCTGAAGGTGAACTCACGAAGCTGCGCGCAGCCATTGTTTGTGAGCCATCGCTCGTTCGATTCGCAGAAACACTGCACTTCGGAGAGCTAGTCTTGCTCGGTAAAGGAGAAGAATTAACCGGCGGACGGAAAAGACCTGCATTGCTTGCAGATGCATTTGAGTCATTTATAGGTGCGTTGTATTTGGACCAAGGGGTGGAGGCAGTGAATCAATTTCTAGAAATCTGCGTATATCCATCCGTTTCAGAAGGTGCTTTTTCTCATGTGATGGATTACAAGAGCCAATTGCAGGAAATTGTACAACAACGTGGGGCAGGCGGACTTGAATATGCCATTTTGGAGGAGAAAGGCCCTGCGCATAACCGTGAGTTCATTGCTACAGTTAATTTAAATGGAAATTCTATTGGGCAAGGCAGCGGAAGGTCGAAAAAAGAAGCAGAGCAACAAGCAGCCAGAAAAGCAATTGAAGCGGTCGAAAAAATGTCATGAGCACTCGTTTAAACGTGCAGAAGAGGGCTGGCATTTTTCAAGGCGGCTCTTTTTGCTCTTCTGGGCATAAAATTAATTTGATTTGCTAGACGTCAAGTTTGCTTTCTGCAGGCGCGCAATGCTTCCAAAATCGCCTCTCGTTCCGATAATGAAACGTTTGCATTGCGGTTTAGCATATCGTAAACGTCTTTCACATTTTCATAATGCGTTAGGTCATAATACGTAGGTTCGAAAACGCGTCGGTTTACGACCTGTAATTTGTTTGCAATGCTGTCTAACATATAGCTAAGATGCTCCTCTGTTGGATTGGAAAGATCCATCCATCATCACTCCTTGTACATACATTTGATTTTATTATACTATCAGAGCTTCCTAGTGCTGGCAATGACAAATGCCAGCAACTGATACGCTTTGAGAAGGGAGGCGACCGATGTGCTTTTAAAAAGAATTGAAATTGTAGGCTTTAAATCGTTTGCTGACAAAATCGCCATCGATTTTGTCGAAGGCGTAACGGCGGTTGTTGGTCCAAATGGAAGTGGAAAAAGTAACGTAACTGAAGCGATCCGCTGGGTTTTAGGTGAACAGTCTGCAAAATCATTACGCGGGTCGAAAATGGAAGATATCATTTTTTCGGGAAGTGATTCAAAACGGAAGTTAAATATGGCTCAAGTTACGCTTACTCTCGACAATGAAGGTCGCGCACTCCCGCTCGATTACAGTGAGGTCAGCGTCACTCGTCGTGTGTTCCGTTCTGGTGAAAGCGAATTTTTAATTAATCAGCAAGCCTGCCGCTTAAAGGACATCATTGAGCTGTTTATGGATTCTGGACTTGGAAAAGAAGCGTTTTCTATTATCAGTCAAGGCAAAGTGGATGAAATTTTAAACAGTAAACCAGAAGATCGGCGAAAAATATTTGAAGAAGCGGCTGGTGTATTAAAATACAAAACGAGAAAACGGCAGGCAGAGGAAAAGCTGTCTGAAACAGAAGACAATTTGCATCGTGTCGAGGACATCCTTCATGAAATTGGAGGACAGCTCCAGCCTTTAGAGATCCAGGCTTCCATTGCGCGAGATTACCTTGAAAAAAAGGAAGAACTCGAACAAATTGAGGTTGCTGTGACTGTAAAGGACATCGATCTTGTTCACGAAGAGTGGCAGACCACAGGCACGAAGCTTGAAGAAGCCAACACAAATGCAAATGAGATGAAGACCAAGCAAGAGGCGGTTCGTCTTGAATTAAATACAAGATCGGCAGAATTGGAGCAGCTTGAGACAACATATGAAGAAGCAAGGTCTCAGTTTTTCAGACACAAGCAGGAGTTAGAAACGCTTGAAGGTCGAAAAAAAGTGCTTGCTGAGCGCAAACGCAATGCGAACCAAAACCAAGACCGTTACAGTAAGCAACAAAAAGAGCTTACGGATGTGGTGGCGTGGAGCAAAGACCAGCTTGCACGTGAGTCAGCGACTTTGAAAAACAAAGAGCGTGCTGTCGAAAAGCTGGCTGCATCTTTAAAGGAAAAGCAGTCTCTTATAGCTCTCAATGAAAATGATTTAGCAAAGGACATTGAAACGCTAAAAGCAGATTACATTGAACGTATGAATGAAGCGGCATCCGCGAAAAATGAATACCGTTACCTTCAGGATCAAAAAACGAGGAATGAAGAGCGGCAACGTCGTTTAACGCGTCAAAATCAAAGTCGGATCGACGAGCGAAATCAGCTGAGCGCAAAAGTTGAGGAAGCAAAAAAGCGCGATCATGAAGCGACTGAAAGACAAATGGATGAGAAAAAGACGTTGACGAAGGCGCAAGAAGACGTGAGCGCTAAAGATGCCAACGTGCAGCATGTCAAGGACAAGCTTTATCAAGCGTACCACTATTTACGAGAGCATGAATCGAAAATCAATATTATTAAACAAATGCAAGACGGGTATGAGGGTTTTTATCAAGGCGTTCGTACCATCCTCCAGCAAAAAAACGGGCGGCTTCAAGGCATCCATGGGGCTGTGGCAGAGCTTTTACGAATACCTGCGGCGTATGAAGTCGCGATCGAAACAGCTTTAGGTGCGCAACAGCAACACATCGTTGTGGAGAATGAAGGCAATGCCCGACAAGCGATTCAGTTTTTACGCTCGAAAAAATCAGGGCGCGCAACCTTCTTGCCGTTAGAAGCCATCCAGACAAAAACATTGCCTGACACAACACACCGCTTGCTTCAAGAACATGAAGGGGCTGTTGGCGTCGCGAGTGAGCTTATTGCGAGCGATTCGGTTTATGATGTCGTGAAAAAACATTTATTAGGGCATATCATTATCGCGAAAGATTTACCGGCAGCCAATGACATTGCAGGGCGGACCGGGCGCAGACATCGCATTGTAACGTTGGAAGGTGATGTTGTGCATCCAGGTGGTTCGATGTCTGGTGGGGCAACGACGACGACGAAATCATCATACGTTTCACGAAAAAATGAGCTCGTCCGCATGCAGGAGCAATGGACCGGCATGAAAGAAAATATCGAGAAAGCTGAGGCGAACGTTCAAACAAAAACAGAACAGCTACAAATTGCCAAACAAGCGCTCGTCACGCTTGAGCAAAAGCACATTGCTCAAAAGGATAATGTGCAGGAATGTTCGCGGCAATTGGAATCACTGTCGCTTGAATTAAAGCATGCGAATGACAATCTTGCGGTGTTTGATCAGGACTATACGAACGTCGTCACTGAGCTTGACCAACTTCAAGTGCGGCTTGCTGTGGTTCTGAAAAACAGCAACGATGCAGAGGCTTCTGTGCACCTTTTAAATGGGCAAATTATGGAGAAGGAAAAGCATAAAAAAGCCCAAGAAGAAAACTTGCAAGTAACAAACGAACAATGTACGGAGCTGAAAATACAACTTGCCCAGGAGCAAGAATCGCTTCATTATCAAAAAGAGAAAGTCGCAGGCATCCAGAAGGAGCACCGCGAAAAAAGCAAGGCGTTAAAAGACTTGACGGAAGAATTGCAGCTCCTATCGGAAGACATGTCAAAAGGAAAGCTTGGCGAACAAGAACTGAGCGAACACATTGACGCCTATAAAGAAGAAATTAAAAACGGCGAAGCAGCGATTGCACAGCAGCTTGAAGAAAAGCACGTTTTACAGGAAAAGGTCCGGATTGCAAAATCTGCGTTGAGCTCTGTTTCAGAGTCCATATCGGCTGCACAGCAGCGCATACAATCGTTAGACGTGAAACTAAACCGACTTGATGTACTGTTGGAGAATCATTTGGCGAAGCTGCAAGAAGAATACGGCCTCACCTATGAAAAAGCGTTACAGGAATATCCACTAAAACTTGATTTAGAAGATGCAAGAGAACGAGTGAAGCTCATTAAACGTGGGATTGAAGAGCTTGGGAGTGTTAATGTCGGTGCCATCGAAGAATATGAGCGCATTGCAGAACGTCACCAGTTTTTGCAAAGTCAGCGCGAAGATCTGCTACAAGCCAAGGAAACGCTGTATGAGATAATCGGTGAGATGGATAGTGAGATGACAAATCGCTTCATCCACTATTTTGAAGACATTCGCGAGCATTTTCAACGCATCTTCACTGAGTTGTTTGGCGGTGGGTCGGCTGACTTGGTATTAACTGACCCGAGTCATTTGTTGACATCCGGCGTTGATATTGTCTGCCAGCCACCAGGAAAAAAAAGACGGAATTTAAGCTTGCTTTCTGGGGGAGAACGGGCGTTGACGGCCATCGCCTTATTGTTCGCTATTTTAGAGGCGCGCCCCGTTCCGTTTTGTGTGCTTGATGAGGTAGAGGCAGCATTGGATGAAGCAAATGTATTCCGTTTTGCCAGCTTTTTGAAACGATTTAGCGAAAAAACACAGTTTATCGTTATTACGCATCGCAAAGGGACGATGGAGGAAGCAGATGTCCTTTATGGCGTTACAATGCAAGGGTCAGGCGTATCCAAGGTGCTATCGGTTCAGCTTGAAGAGGCGCAGGAATCGGTTCTGGCATAAAAACTATGAGAGAAAAGGGGAGTCACGTTGAGTTTTTTTCAGAAGCTTAAAGATAAGATTAATGGGCAGACAACGCAGGTCACTGAGAAATTTAAGGACGGACTAGAAAAAACAAGAACGTCCTTTCAAGATAAAGTCAATGACGTGATGTCAAAGTATCGCAAAGTCGACGAAGAATTCTTTGAGGAGCTTGAGGAAGCTTTTATCGCTGGCGATGTTGGTGTAACAACGACGATGCATTTAATTGATAAGCTAAAGGAAGAGGTTCGGCGCCAAAACATTCAGGATCCAGCAGATGTAAGGGAATTAATTGTTGAAACACTGGCAAAAATGTTTGATGACGGCCAGGCAGAACAAATTAAAATCAATGAATCTGGATTAACCGTTGTGTTGTTCGTTGGCGTCAACGGAGTAGGGAAAACAACAACCATCGGCAAGCTTGCCCACCAGCTGAAGTCGGAAGGGAAATCTGTGCTCCTTGCGGCAGGGGATACGTTCCGTGCAGGTGCGATTGAACAGCTCGATCGTTGGGGAGAGCGAGCGGGCGTAGGTGTGATAAAGCAAGCCTCCGGTTCGGACCCGGCAGCGGTAATGTTTGATGCCATTCAGGCAGCAAAATCTCGTCAAGTGGACGTCCTTTTGTGTGACACAGCAGGGCGTCTGCAAAACAAAGTGAACCTAATGAACGAGCTAGAAAAGGTGAAACGCGTCATTTCACGAGAGGTACCTGGTGCCCCGCATGATGTCTTCTTAGTGCTTGATGCGACAACAGGACAAAATGCGCTGAGTCAGGCAAAAACGTTCAAAGCGTCGACGGATGTGTCTGGCATCGTACTCACAAAGCTCGATGGAACAGCGAAGGGTGGAATTGTCATGGCGATTCGACATGAATTGGGAATTCCCGTTCGTTATATCGGCCTCGGTGAAAAGATAGATGATCTTCAGCCCTTTGACTCCACACAATTTGTGTATGGGTTATTTGCTGAAGAGGTTGAGAGAGAGTAGGGCTTCAAGTAGAAAGCCTTGACGATGGCAAGGGAGCTTGATATAGTTTAGTCGAATCGAAAATGTGAAAAAGAACCGTAAAGTCAGCGAGGTGAGCATTCATTGATTGATAAGACAGATCGAATGAACGGGCTATTTGATTTTTATTCAGCCCTGCTGACAGACAAACAACATTCCTACATGCGATTGTATTATAGTGAAGACTGGTCTCTTGGCGAAATTGCTGAACATTTTGCTGTGAGTCGTCAGGCAGTGTATGATAATATACGTCGAACAGAGAATGTATTGGAAAACTATGAAGAGAAGCTAATGCTTCATGAGAAATTTCATCAGCGATCAGCACTGCTAGATGAGCTGAGCACAAGCCTTCAGCATGATAAAGCATCAGAAGCCTCGTTGAAGGTGCTCGCAAAAATAGAAGCGATCGAGTAAATAGAAAAGCTTTACGCCGGGGGACAGTGCATCTAGCCAACCGTACTCTCTCGGCTCTTTTTATTCAAAAGCCACACAGAGAGCAAACGCTGGTTCAAACAAGTTTGACGTTTGACCATTTGGTTTGGTGAAACACCCCATATCTTGGACTGTTGAGGAGGGATTGCATTGGCATTTGAAGGATTAGCGGATCGGCTACAGGCAACATTGCAAAAAATTAAAGGCAAAGGCAAAGTCACTGAAGCGGACGTAAAGGAAATGATGCGTGAAGTACGTATGGCATTGCTTGAAGCCGATGTCAATTTTCGCGTTGTTAAAAGCTTTGTGAACACAGTGAAAGAGCGAGCCATTGGGCAGGAGGTTTTAGATAGCCTTACGCCAGGTCAACAGGTCATTAAGGTGGTTCGGGAAGAACTCGCCAATCTTATGGGAGGCGAATCCGCTAAACTCGAGATGAGCAAAAAGCCACCGACGGTTATTATGATGGTCGGCCTACAAGGGGCAGGGAAAACGACCACCACAGGAAAGCTTGCCAACCACCTGCGAAAAAAGCAAAACAAAACCCCATTGTTAGCTGCGGGCGATGTGTATCGTCCAGCCGCGATTGATCAGTTAGAGACATTGGGACGCGAGATCAACATCCCAGTGTTTTCAAAAGGCACGGAAGCCAATCCGGTCGACATCGCAAAAGAAGCTGTCGCGAAAGCGAAAGAAGACCATAATGATGTCGTCTTTATTGACACCG contains:
- a CDS encoding putative DNA-binding protein, encoding MIDKTDRMNGLFDFYSALLTDKQHSYMRLYYSEDWSLGEIAEHFAVSRQAVYDNIRRTENVLENYEEKLMLHEKFHQRSALLDELSTSLQHDKASEASLKVLAKIEAIE
- a CDS encoding DUF1128 family protein; this encodes MDLSNPTEEHLSYMLDSIANKLQVVNRRVFEPTYYDLTHYENVKDVYDMLNRNANVSLSEREAILEALRACRKQT
- the fabD gene encoding ACP S-malonyltransferase; its protein translation is MKKIAFIFPGQGSQEVGMGSDIQEFSPEAKKVFTTADDCLKFGLSELIAKGPKEVLTETKNTQPALLTTSVAYLRLLEKEGISPTFTAGHSLGEYSALVASGVLSFEDAVTLVRKRGELMEEAVPNGEGAMAAVLGLAQELLEQAAKEVREAGDIVQLANLNCPGQIVVSGSVQGVAVLSEKAKELGARRVLSLEVSGPFHSELMKPAAEQFQAELANKEFRNAAIPVVSNVTAQAVTEGKQVANLLIEQLYSPVHWEASVRYMIEQGVDTFVEIGPGKVLGGLVKKTERSATVCFVNSVESFQETVQFLKEGDQK
- the fabG gene encoding 3-oxoacyl-[acyl-carrier-protein] reductase translates to MNGKSAIVTGGSRGIGAAIALQLAKAGANVVVNYAGSKEKAEAIAAQCKELGVDAFAYKANVADSDEVAAMIKETVATFGSVDVLVNNAGITRDNLLMRMKEDEWDDVITINLKGVFVCMKAVTRQMMKQRSGRIINVSSIVGVTGNPGQVNYTASKSGVIGMTKTVAKELASRNITVNAIAPGFIETEMTESLGEEVSQALLAQIPLARFGQPEDVAKAILYLASEDAAYITGQVLHVDGGMAM
- the ftsY gene encoding signal recognition particle-docking protein FtsY yields the protein MSFFQKLKDKINGQTTQVTEKFKDGLEKTRTSFQDKVNDVMSKYRKVDEEFFEELEEAFIAGDVGVTTTMHLIDKLKEEVRRQNIQDPADVRELIVETLAKMFDDGQAEQIKINESGLTVVLFVGVNGVGKTTTIGKLAHQLKSEGKSVLLAAGDTFRAGAIEQLDRWGERAGVGVIKQASGSDPAAVMFDAIQAAKSRQVDVLLCDTAGRLQNKVNLMNELEKVKRVISREVPGAPHDVFLVLDATTGQNALSQAKTFKASTDVSGIVLTKLDGTAKGGIVMAIRHELGIPVRYIGLGEKIDDLQPFDSTQFVYGLFAEEVERE
- the rnc gene encoding ribonuclease III, whose protein sequence is MSKKSDYRAKHMTAEQKRKIAQFMESISLSFLNQELLFQAFTHSSYVNEHRSKTYEDNERLEFLGDAVLELMISQFLFRKYPEMSEGELTKLRAAIVCEPSLVRFAETLHFGELVLLGKGEELTGGRKRPALLADAFESFIGALYLDQGVEAVNQFLEICVYPSVSEGAFSHVMDYKSQLQEIVQQRGAGGLEYAILEEKGPAHNREFIATVNLNGNSIGQGSGRSKKEAEQQAARKAIEAVEKMS
- the acpP gene encoding acyl carrier protein, with product MSNEDILNRVTKIIVDRLGVDEAKIKTEASFKDDLGADSLDVVELVMELEDEFDMEISDEDAEKIATVGDAVDYIVNSQS
- the smc gene encoding chromosome segregation protein SMC, producing the protein MLLKRIEIVGFKSFADKIAIDFVEGVTAVVGPNGSGKSNVTEAIRWVLGEQSAKSLRGSKMEDIIFSGSDSKRKLNMAQVTLTLDNEGRALPLDYSEVSVTRRVFRSGESEFLINQQACRLKDIIELFMDSGLGKEAFSIISQGKVDEILNSKPEDRRKIFEEAAGVLKYKTRKRQAEEKLSETEDNLHRVEDILHEIGGQLQPLEIQASIARDYLEKKEELEQIEVAVTVKDIDLVHEEWQTTGTKLEEANTNANEMKTKQEAVRLELNTRSAELEQLETTYEEARSQFFRHKQELETLEGRKKVLAERKRNANQNQDRYSKQQKELTDVVAWSKDQLARESATLKNKERAVEKLAASLKEKQSLIALNENDLAKDIETLKADYIERMNEAASAKNEYRYLQDQKTRNEERQRRLTRQNQSRIDERNQLSAKVEEAKKRDHEATERQMDEKKTLTKAQEDVSAKDANVQHVKDKLYQAYHYLREHESKINIIKQMQDGYEGFYQGVRTILQQKNGRLQGIHGAVAELLRIPAAYEVAIETALGAQQQHIVVENEGNARQAIQFLRSKKSGRATFLPLEAIQTKTLPDTTHRLLQEHEGAVGVASELIASDSVYDVVKKHLLGHIIIAKDLPAANDIAGRTGRRHRIVTLEGDVVHPGGSMSGGATTTTKSSYVSRKNELVRMQEQWTGMKENIEKAEANVQTKTEQLQIAKQALVTLEQKHIAQKDNVQECSRQLESLSLELKHANDNLAVFDQDYTNVVTELDQLQVRLAVVLKNSNDAEASVHLLNGQIMEKEKHKKAQEENLQVTNEQCTELKIQLAQEQESLHYQKEKVAGIQKEHREKSKALKDLTEELQLLSEDMSKGKLGEQELSEHIDAYKEEIKNGEAAIAQQLEEKHVLQEKVRIAKSALSSVSESISAAQQRIQSLDVKLNRLDVLLENHLAKLQEEYGLTYEKALQEYPLKLDLEDARERVKLIKRGIEELGSVNVGAIEEYERIAERHQFLQSQREDLLQAKETLYEIIGEMDSEMTNRFIHYFEDIREHFQRIFTELFGGGSADLVLTDPSHLLTSGVDIVCQPPGKKRRNLSLLSGGERALTAIALLFAILEARPVPFCVLDEVEAALDEANVFRFASFLKRFSEKTQFIVITHRKGTMEEADVLYGVTMQGSGVSKVLSVQLEEAQESVLA